In the genome of Mycoplasmopsis cynos, the window CATTATATGTTTGATTAGATGCTTTATGCAATTATATTACTGCACTTGGTTATGATGTGGATGATCCAAATTCACCTGAATTCTTAAAATTTTGACAAGATGAAAATGTTGAAAAGGTTCATCTTGTTGGGAAGGAAATCACAAGATTTCATATGATTTACTGACCAATATTTTTAAAAGCATTAAATATCTCATTACCAACTAGAATTCAATCTCATGGATGGATTTTAGATCAATACGGACGCAAAATGTCTAAATCATTAAATAATGTGGTTGATCCATATGACTTATTGCAAAAATACCATCCTGAAATGATAAAGTATTACTTAGCTACTCAAATAAATTTTGGCGATGATGGGATTTTTGACGAAATAGATTTGTCAATGTTATTAATTCAGATCTAATTAATAATTTTGGTAATTAATTTCTCGTACATTGAAATGAATATCTTTCTTTTGGTTCAATGTCTTTAAATATTATAAAACAGAATATTTAGAGGATATAGAACTCGAAATAATATGATAAACATTTAAAACATATTTAATTATTTAATGAATACCAGGTTGATAAGGCGCTTAAAGAGATAATTTCACTTCTGATTCATTAAATAAGTATATTGACATTGTTAAACCATGGACTTTAAAGAAACTTATCAAGATTGGAAGAAATTTTGATAAGATTATTAATGGAATTTATACTATTGCTACATGTTTGCAGGTTGTTTTACCAAAGAAAATGGAAGAAGTAAAAAATGCTTTAGGTATGAATGATTATCATTTGATTTAGTTTTAGATTTCAATAAGTTTAATGAAACAACTCAAAAGAGCAATTTATGTTGTTTGAAAGAATTAATGTAAAAAATAGTGAGGAATAATGATATACTCAAGATCTTTTAAATATATAATTAACCCAGAAAAAATCAAAGGTTTATTGATTATTTATATGTGTTTACTCAAAAGCTAGAATGTTTGAAACTAATTATCTTTGGAATATGGTTTAGAAGGAAAAGATAAATTATTGTTTTACAAAGATGATCAACTAGACAAAGCTATCAAGATTTTATTAACATTCCAGAGTTTGATAAAGAAATAAAAACTCTTGAAAAAATGTCTAAGAAAATTGAATTTTATTCGATTTAGAACTAGAAAGATAATTTTTAGATTTTATATGCATCAAAAAAGCATTCATCATAATGAATGCTTTTTGATCAATTTTATTTAATTAACATCTTATTTTTATTTAAGAATAATCATTAAAAA includes:
- a CDS encoding class I tRNA ligase family protein, with product LYVWLDALCNYITALGYDVDDPNSPEFLKFWQDENVEKVHLVGKEITRFHMIYWPIFLKALNISLPTRIQSHGWILDQYGRKMSKSLNNVVDPYDLLQKYHPEMIKYYLATQINFGDDGIFDEIDLSMLLIQI